From Pseudoalteromonas rubra, one genomic window encodes:
- a CDS encoding regulatory protein RecX has protein sequence MEQQEHEKKLKNYALWLLSRQEYSRQLIAQKLRVKEAEETYITRLLDWLESLGYLDDKRYCASFLSQQVAKGLGEKRVMMDAQRKGVDKSYLQHLIEEQEVDWFSVALRAYEKKYSRSATQLDYKEKSKRIRYMMSRGFRYDEIDYAIEAHSHGE, from the coding sequence ATGGAACAACAAGAGCATGAAAAAAAGCTGAAGAATTATGCGCTATGGCTTTTGTCCAGGCAGGAGTATTCCCGTCAGCTAATTGCTCAGAAGTTACGGGTAAAAGAGGCAGAAGAGACGTATATCACACGTTTACTTGACTGGCTTGAATCGCTTGGCTATCTCGACGATAAGCGCTATTGCGCCAGTTTCTTGTCACAACAAGTGGCCAAGGGACTCGGTGAAAAACGTGTTATGATGGATGCGCAGCGCAAAGGTGTCGACAAATCATATTTACAGCACTTAATAGAAGAACAAGAAGTCGACTGGTTTAGCGTAGCGTTGCGTGCCTACGAGAAAAAGTACAGCCGGTCGGCAACTCAATTGGATTATAAAGAGAAGTCAAAACGAATTCGCTACATGATGTCGCGCGGATTTCGTTATGACGAAATAGATTATGCTATCGAGGCACACTCACACGGTGAGTAA
- a CDS encoding BPSS1780 family membrane protein gives MPTEFKTFTAGFGLQWLKAGWIIFKSQPFTFVMMYLLMVVVSLVPFVFPPLQLAAVLVSPFLTAGFYLAVVKKQQGEAITLADILVPFSTKGRRLNLFRFGLYQMGVALLLSALLGVLFGPALEVLQNVSEHSDQAQVLAQVMAQITIADIAIFVVIQSLAMMAFAYALPLVFFRDEPRIIQAMKQSLLVFYHNMAPLTVFGVLVALLMLLSVPMSLVPLLVVMPIAYIGFFISFQAMMSVSEPPASSDDTPPQQQQQNGRFDA, from the coding sequence ATGCCAACAGAATTTAAAACGTTTACCGCAGGGTTTGGCTTGCAATGGCTTAAAGCCGGATGGATTATTTTCAAGTCTCAACCTTTTACCTTTGTCATGATGTACCTACTCATGGTTGTTGTGAGTCTGGTGCCTTTTGTCTTTCCGCCATTGCAGCTCGCGGCTGTACTGGTGTCGCCTTTTCTGACCGCAGGTTTTTATCTGGCAGTGGTGAAAAAACAGCAGGGTGAGGCGATTACACTGGCCGACATCTTAGTGCCTTTTTCAACTAAAGGCCGCCGTCTTAATTTGTTTCGCTTTGGTTTGTACCAAATGGGGGTTGCGCTGTTACTGAGTGCGTTACTGGGCGTATTGTTTGGTCCTGCACTGGAAGTATTACAGAATGTGAGTGAGCACAGTGATCAAGCGCAAGTGCTGGCGCAGGTCATGGCGCAGATAACCATTGCAGATATAGCGATTTTTGTTGTTATACAATCGCTGGCGATGATGGCCTTTGCCTATGCGCTACCGCTGGTATTTTTCCGCGATGAACCCCGTATTATTCAGGCGATGAAACAGTCTTTGTTGGTGTTTTATCACAATATGGCTCCGTTGACTGTATTTGGGGTTTTGGTGGCGCTATTAATGCTGCTATCTGTTCCCATGTCGCTGGTACCACTGTTGGTGGTGATGCCCATTGCCTACATCGGGTTTTTTATCTCGTTTCAGGCCATGATGTCTGTCTCTGAGCCGCCTGCATCAAGTGACGATACACCGCCGCAGCAGCAACAGCAAAACGGCCGGTTTGACGCCTGA
- a CDS encoding GTP cyclohydrolase II, whose translation MAQVRARVELNVGQRSHIPAEIVSFEGLQDGQEHVALVFNRADSKQPVPLIRMHSECLTGDVFHSSRCDCGEQLNESIEAMHQQGGVLLYLRQEGRGIGLYNKIDAYVLQSQGMNTYEANNHLGFDDDLRDFSDAVLMLQALGLDHVRLMTNNPRKLNALRDAGIEVEEVVGTHAHVKVGVAGNKNYLETKVKHGSHTLDIKKIKKPDEI comes from the coding sequence GTGGCACAAGTAAGAGCAAGAGTTGAGCTGAATGTTGGGCAGCGTAGTCATATTCCCGCAGAAATCGTCTCATTTGAAGGGTTACAAGACGGCCAGGAACACGTTGCCCTGGTGTTTAATCGTGCCGATAGCAAGCAGCCAGTACCGCTGATTAGAATGCACTCAGAATGTTTAACGGGTGATGTATTTCATTCTTCACGGTGTGATTGTGGTGAACAGCTTAATGAAAGCATCGAAGCGATGCATCAGCAGGGCGGTGTGTTGCTATATTTGCGTCAGGAAGGCAGAGGGATAGGGCTGTATAATAAGATCGACGCATACGTGCTACAGTCACAAGGCATGAATACCTATGAAGCGAATAATCACCTCGGGTTCGATGATGACTTACGTGACTTTTCGGATGCGGTACTGATGTTGCAGGCACTTGGTCTGGACCACGTTCGCCTGATGACCAATAACCCCCGTAAGCTAAATGCACTCAGAGATGCCGGGATTGAGGTTGAGGAAGTGGTGGGCACGCATGCGCATGTTAAAGTGGGTGTGGCCGGCAACAAAAATTACCTTGAGACCAAAGTAAAACATGGCTCGCACACGTTAGATATAAAGAAGATCAAAAAGCCGGATGAAATCTAG
- a CDS encoding sensor domain-containing diguanylate cyclase, with amino-acid sequence MTLLFSVIYAKLYYRHVFDEELARASDTVMQIGKTVSSTASIAAYLEDKDLATEVVNGLVSNDVILSAALVSKDTLLAKSILHSGPGSIQIELVNPFFLSEHIGLIHIAPNTQIIEQNAQNIALGGVRTMLVVILPIIILLMALVYWQVTRPLNHVGKQLAKILPGSAQRLRVDKHPQHNEIGRIELGINTLLDKAEVLFEQERSLRAEVVELEKRFRLMFEQSSSPTLLVKDEGDILLINDAAKDLLVGMGIDIDERFPENLGLYCKTPDILYTFTENSIKQKQVMQSEFEFINPLTQTTVWLSIIVLNTLSDGKWYFQVFLADITLRKTMLNQLNKRAQRDSLTGLYNRYGAELMLLDWIDNQCTFSLLLIDLDKFKPINDVYGHNAGDALLKHVASQLSNIMGTTDLVCRWGGDEFLIARMDITQQELTRLAQTLLEAINQPMPFEHREGLTELVVGASIGIAHFPQHAENLKGLVECADVAMYSIKKTSRNNFTFYSN; translated from the coding sequence GTGACGCTACTTTTCAGTGTGATCTACGCAAAACTATATTATCGGCATGTATTTGATGAAGAGCTGGCCCGTGCCAGCGATACGGTTATGCAAATAGGGAAAACCGTGTCGTCCACTGCGTCTATTGCCGCCTATCTTGAAGACAAAGACCTCGCCACGGAAGTCGTTAATGGGTTAGTGAGCAACGATGTTATTTTATCAGCTGCACTCGTAAGTAAAGATACTTTGCTGGCCAAGAGCATCTTACACAGTGGTCCGGGCAGCATTCAAATCGAACTGGTTAACCCTTTTTTTCTATCCGAGCACATCGGCTTAATACATATCGCGCCAAATACCCAAATCATTGAACAGAACGCGCAAAATATCGCACTGGGCGGCGTCAGAACCATGCTGGTCGTGATCTTGCCCATCATAATCTTACTGATGGCCCTAGTTTATTGGCAAGTTACCCGACCACTGAATCATGTCGGCAAACAATTAGCGAAAATTCTCCCGGGCAGTGCTCAGCGCCTAAGAGTAGACAAACACCCTCAACATAATGAGATAGGCCGTATTGAGCTGGGGATCAACACCCTGCTGGACAAAGCCGAAGTGCTATTTGAACAAGAGCGAAGTCTCAGAGCAGAAGTCGTGGAACTGGAAAAACGCTTTCGGTTGATGTTTGAGCAGTCGTCTTCGCCCACCTTACTGGTAAAAGACGAAGGCGATATTTTGTTGATCAACGATGCAGCAAAAGATCTACTGGTTGGCATGGGCATAGACATAGACGAGCGATTTCCTGAAAATCTCGGGTTGTACTGTAAAACCCCGGATATTCTCTACACCTTCACTGAAAACAGCATCAAACAAAAACAGGTGATGCAGTCTGAATTTGAGTTCATTAATCCACTAACTCAAACCACAGTATGGTTGAGCATTATCGTACTTAATACACTCAGCGACGGAAAATGGTACTTTCAGGTGTTCCTTGCCGATATTACTCTACGCAAGACCATGCTCAACCAGCTCAACAAGCGTGCGCAAAGGGACAGCCTTACAGGGCTGTATAATCGCTATGGTGCCGAGCTCATGTTACTTGACTGGATAGATAATCAATGTACATTTAGCCTGCTGCTCATAGACTTAGACAAATTTAAACCAATTAACGATGTTTATGGTCACAACGCCGGAGATGCACTGCTCAAACACGTAGCCAGTCAATTATCTAACATTATGGGCACCACTGATCTGGTTTGTCGCTGGGGAGGAGATGAATTTTTGATTGCCCGGATGGATATCACCCAACAAGAGCTTACACGCCTTGCTCAAACATTGCTCGAAGCAATCAATCAGCCTATGCCATTTGAACATCGTGAAGGACTGACCGAACTGGTGGTGGGTGCCAGTATCGGTATTGCACACTTCCCTCAGCATGCAGAAAATCTAAAAGGCCTGGTGGAATGTGCTGACGTCGCAATGTACAGCATTAAAAAGACCTCCAGGAATAACTTTACCTTTTATTCCAATTGA
- a CDS encoding DUF3087 domain-containing protein: MQLLDIDKARYRKHLNIVIAACIAALVAGSLGFARILIVAFPDPDGSHFHWNLTGVVLTCVIIAAVLKQVQYHPFMYEVNYVWQLKQALNKVTRKMAKVKVAAQQGDVDAMLAMQFSYSGSRQLWQLDDNTLTMEELGIWQAELDVLTKQYQVTLDLARYDSALLDKF; encoded by the coding sequence ATGCAATTACTGGACATAGATAAAGCACGTTACAGAAAACACCTGAACATAGTGATCGCGGCCTGTATTGCGGCCCTGGTCGCTGGCAGCTTAGGGTTTGCCCGGATTTTGATTGTTGCTTTCCCGGATCCGGATGGGAGTCACTTCCATTGGAACCTCACAGGGGTTGTGTTGACGTGTGTGATAATCGCTGCGGTACTCAAACAAGTGCAGTATCACCCGTTCATGTATGAAGTGAACTATGTCTGGCAGCTCAAACAGGCGCTGAATAAGGTTACCCGAAAAATGGCCAAAGTTAAGGTGGCCGCACAGCAGGGCGATGTGGATGCCATGCTTGCCATGCAGTTTAGTTACAGTGGTTCGCGTCAATTATGGCAGCTTGACGATAATACGTTGACGATGGAAGAGCTGGGCATCTGGCAGGCAGAGCTCGATGTGCTGACCAAGCAATATCAGGTAACACTCGATTTGGCCCGGTACGACTCGGCCTTGTTAGATAAGTTCTGA
- a CDS encoding energy transducer TonB, with product MNGQFLAEQPPRPYQTLNKVLLSFLGACGVTFAAFAFMQHLISQDLEFKQAPITYTPVFLPEVKQDTPVETIQKLPPPPKPVPKAPPKPTVNAETPTVALNGLGSAPVVETGPIQMGSSMKPTDMQATPIVRIEPRYPTVAARDGMEGWVELHFTISETGEVVDARVANAEPKRVFNREALKALKRWKYRPQVVNGQPQRLPGQKVVLEFKLNQN from the coding sequence ATGAACGGTCAATTTCTAGCAGAACAACCGCCTCGCCCTTACCAGACCCTGAATAAGGTATTATTGTCGTTTTTGGGGGCCTGTGGAGTAACTTTTGCTGCCTTCGCTTTTATGCAGCACTTAATCAGTCAGGATCTGGAGTTTAAACAAGCCCCCATTACCTATACACCCGTTTTTCTTCCCGAAGTAAAGCAAGATACGCCTGTTGAAACGATCCAAAAACTGCCGCCACCGCCTAAACCAGTGCCAAAAGCCCCGCCTAAACCAACGGTGAATGCAGAAACGCCAACCGTGGCGTTAAACGGGCTTGGCAGTGCGCCGGTCGTCGAAACAGGCCCTATACAAATGGGCTCATCGATGAAACCAACCGATATGCAGGCAACGCCCATCGTCAGAATTGAGCCTCGTTACCCGACTGTCGCTGCACGTGATGGCATGGAGGGGTGGGTTGAACTGCATTTTACAATTTCTGAAACAGGCGAAGTAGTCGATGCCAGAGTCGCTAATGCTGAACCTAAACGTGTATTCAACCGTGAGGCATTAAAAGCCTTAAAGCGCTGGAAATACCGCCCTCAAGTCGTGAATGGTCAGCCCCAGCGACTGCCCGGACAAAAAGTCGTGCTGGAGTTCAAGCTAAACCAGAATTAA
- a CDS encoding RNA polymerase sigma factor, which produces MLLALKNWLSANESEPADPLYEFKLSGDNKYLELAIDKYNHDLYHFLLTQGDSELAKDVCQKTWLTVVEKRQAYHTSQAPKAFLFKLARNALIDELRKQNRLTYMEHTEQQLSVPAEHSVRSHQSLYDAILLLPLQQKEAISLQLEGFSLQQIASITDAPQETIKTRLRYARTALKHVLGEDDE; this is translated from the coding sequence ATGCTACTTGCTTTGAAAAACTGGCTGTCGGCAAACGAATCCGAGCCTGCCGACCCTTTATATGAGTTTAAATTGAGCGGAGACAACAAGTACCTGGAACTGGCGATAGACAAATATAATCACGATTTATATCACTTTTTGTTGACCCAAGGTGACAGCGAACTGGCCAAAGACGTATGTCAGAAAACCTGGCTAACCGTCGTTGAAAAACGTCAGGCCTATCATACCAGCCAGGCACCGAAAGCCTTTTTATTCAAGCTGGCCCGAAACGCGCTGATCGACGAGTTGCGAAAACAAAACCGGCTGACCTATATGGAACACACGGAACAGCAGCTATCTGTTCCGGCAGAGCACAGTGTACGGTCACATCAATCCTTGTACGATGCGATTTTATTACTGCCACTACAGCAAAAAGAAGCCATAAGCCTGCAACTGGAAGGTTTTTCCTTGCAACAAATCGCCAGTATCACTGACGCCCCGCAAGAAACCATAAAAACGCGCCTGCGTTATGCCCGCACAGCGCTTAAGCACGTATTAGGAGAAGATGATGAGTGA
- a CDS encoding Na+/H+ antiporter NhaC family protein, producing the protein MSWYSILPPLIAIAVVFWRKEVIVALILALISSEFLLALNGGGNALFSTFINSIERIVSVATSPGNNRILLFSIVIGALLAYIRESGGVGATVNKLLNIGVAKSKRQVGLLTMFTGMAVFIESNMSVLTSGIVSRGLFDKFKMSRARLAYIIDSTSAPVCILILLNGWGAYVLGLLSNYELEQSAVSILWGSVAFNFYAIIALLIVFYTIVFDKVHGPMKVAEQALAKQDQEIDKGPAASKARFMLVPLATLIISMLGFMLWTGGGELAQGSGSKSVLYATVLATAVAYLLLLKARHFTHQQLVDVGFKGMGELLPLVSIVLLSLTLGASLKELGTGVFVASLVGDYLPVYFIVPVLFLTGAVMSFTTGTSWGTFAILIPIGVPLIQTLGLPPSLVVGAILSGGIFGDHCSPISDTSAVSALASGCDLLTHVKTQLPYAMVGGVLALISFFVASIVMI; encoded by the coding sequence ATGTCCTGGTATTCGATTTTACCGCCTTTGATAGCCATTGCCGTGGTGTTTTGGCGCAAAGAGGTCATTGTGGCGCTTATCCTGGCGTTGATCTCGTCGGAATTTCTGCTCGCGCTAAACGGTGGTGGTAACGCGCTATTTTCCACCTTTATTAATAGTATTGAGCGCATCGTGAGCGTTGCCACCTCTCCCGGAAACAATCGAATTTTGCTGTTTAGTATCGTGATTGGTGCGCTACTGGCTTATATCAGGGAATCAGGTGGCGTCGGTGCGACAGTAAATAAACTGCTGAACATTGGCGTTGCCAAAAGCAAGCGTCAGGTTGGTCTGCTGACCATGTTCACGGGGATGGCCGTGTTTATTGAGTCTAACATGAGTGTGCTGACCTCAGGGATCGTATCCCGGGGACTGTTTGATAAATTCAAAATGAGTCGCGCACGTTTGGCTTATATTATCGACAGCACCAGTGCCCCTGTGTGTATTCTGATTCTGCTAAATGGCTGGGGCGCGTATGTGTTGGGTCTGTTGAGTAATTATGAGCTGGAGCAATCGGCGGTCAGTATTTTGTGGGGCAGTGTGGCATTTAATTTTTATGCCATCATTGCATTGTTGATAGTGTTTTACACCATAGTATTTGACAAAGTACATGGCCCAATGAAAGTGGCAGAACAGGCGCTGGCAAAGCAGGACCAGGAAATAGACAAAGGGCCGGCTGCCAGTAAAGCGCGCTTTATGTTAGTGCCATTGGCGACACTTATCATCAGTATGCTGGGTTTTATGTTGTGGACTGGTGGGGGGGAACTGGCTCAAGGCAGTGGCTCTAAATCGGTTTTGTATGCCACAGTATTGGCAACGGCGGTAGCCTACTTACTGCTGCTCAAAGCTCGTCATTTTACGCATCAACAGCTGGTTGATGTGGGCTTCAAAGGTATGGGAGAACTGCTGCCTTTGGTGAGTATCGTATTGTTGTCACTGACGCTGGGGGCAAGTTTAAAAGAGTTAGGCACTGGGGTGTTTGTTGCCTCTTTAGTGGGAGATTACTTACCGGTTTACTTCATTGTGCCTGTGTTGTTTTTAACTGGCGCCGTGATGTCGTTTACGACGGGCACGTCCTGGGGCACTTTTGCCATTCTTATCCCGATAGGCGTGCCATTGATCCAAACCTTGGGGCTGCCACCATCGCTGGTTGTCGGCGCAATTCTCAGCGGCGGCATTTTCGGCGATCACTGCTCACCGATTTCAGATACCAGCGCCGTGTCAGCGCTGGCATCTGGCTGCGATCTGCTGACTCACGTGAAAACGCAACTGCCTTATGCGATGGTCGGTGGTGTATTGGCCCTGATCAGCTTCTTCGTTGCCAGTATCGTAATGATTTAA
- a CDS encoding MurR/RpiR family transcriptional regulator, translated as MSTFIKIKALRPTLSQSEAKLADFTLNSGTQIRTLSSIELAKAAGVSQSSVVKFAQKLGYRGFPAFKLAVVDALNEQTSEQASRSTQFEQSDSLADISEKLIANQHKTLSATQKLNNDSEFERTVQTLKAARKVLICAKGASWSVAQDFAFKLQKVGISAVCHSDEYNAASYVASMGKEDLLVVISNSGQTKALLKLAEQAKRNECRLCAITRYGDSQLSEMAEHVLFTVQEAEPVNHSAILTRASQCYLIDTLFVALAQSNLHWQRRVERANDNMRAIFND; from the coding sequence ATGTCTACTTTTATTAAAATAAAGGCATTAAGGCCAACTCTCTCACAAAGTGAGGCAAAACTCGCCGACTTTACCCTAAATTCGGGGACCCAGATCCGCACCTTGTCGTCCATTGAACTGGCCAAGGCTGCCGGCGTCAGTCAGTCCAGTGTCGTAAAGTTTGCACAAAAATTGGGGTACCGGGGTTTTCCGGCTTTCAAACTCGCGGTTGTGGATGCACTGAATGAGCAAACTTCCGAGCAGGCATCTCGCTCCACACAGTTTGAGCAAAGCGATTCGCTGGCTGATATCAGCGAAAAGCTCATCGCCAATCAACACAAAACGCTGAGTGCAACTCAGAAACTCAATAATGACTCAGAATTTGAGCGCACGGTGCAGACCTTAAAAGCGGCACGCAAAGTACTGATCTGCGCCAAAGGTGCATCCTGGTCTGTTGCGCAAGATTTTGCCTTTAAACTACAAAAAGTAGGCATTTCTGCGGTATGTCACAGCGATGAATATAATGCAGCCAGCTATGTCGCGTCGATGGGCAAAGAGGATCTGCTGGTTGTGATCAGCAATTCAGGTCAGACAAAAGCACTTCTGAAACTGGCCGAACAGGCGAAACGCAATGAGTGCCGTTTGTGTGCTATCACGCGCTACGGCGACTCTCAGCTCAGTGAAATGGCGGAGCATGTCTTGTTTACCGTACAAGAGGCTGAGCCAGTTAATCACAGCGCGATACTCACCCGGGCATCCCAATGCTACCTCATTGATACGCTCTTTGTTGCCCTGGCTCAGTCTAACTTGCACTGGCAACGCAGGGTTGAGCGGGCAAATGATAATATGCGCGCGATTTTTAACGACTGA
- a CDS encoding exo-beta-N-acetylmuramidase NamZ family protein: protein MRQTIHAFLMLMIIISVLLCSFQTRAIEVAAERGDLYLPMLEGKRVGLVVNQSARVRDQHLLDYLTDNQVNVVQIFAPEHGFRGNKGAGVYITDGKDTKTGVPIVSLYGTNKKPKPAQLADIDILVFDIQDVGVRFYTYLSTLFLTMEAAQQSGVSYLVLDRPNPNIAYVDGPVLDERFRSFVGMLPVPVLHGMTLGELALMSVGEGWLDSSIMLDLTVIPVASYSAKDDYTLPIAPSPNLPNQRAIYLYPSLCLFEATRVSVGRGSDFPFQVFGHDHIRLGTLAFSPRSIPGAAMHPKLKGKTVYARDLRYSQQRGLSLDWLVQAYSAFEQHPEALINSPGFFDKLAGTDVIRLALTQGLKAHQIEAIWAQEVQAFKTRRLPYLLYERE, encoded by the coding sequence GTGCGCCAGACTATCCATGCTTTTCTGATGCTGATGATTATCATCAGTGTGCTCCTTTGCTCATTTCAAACACGGGCGATTGAGGTTGCTGCCGAACGCGGTGACCTGTACCTGCCAATGCTGGAAGGCAAACGGGTTGGTTTGGTGGTGAATCAAAGTGCACGAGTACGTGATCAACACTTGCTGGATTATCTGACAGACAATCAGGTGAATGTGGTCCAAATCTTTGCACCAGAGCATGGATTTCGGGGCAACAAAGGAGCAGGTGTTTACATCACGGATGGTAAAGACACAAAAACGGGCGTGCCAATTGTTTCCTTGTACGGTACAAACAAGAAACCAAAGCCAGCACAGCTGGCAGATATTGATATTCTGGTATTTGATATTCAGGATGTGGGTGTACGCTTTTATACCTACCTCAGCACATTGTTTCTGACGATGGAGGCGGCGCAGCAAAGTGGCGTCAGCTATCTGGTACTGGACCGGCCCAATCCGAATATTGCCTATGTCGATGGCCCGGTATTGGATGAACGTTTTCGCTCTTTTGTTGGTATGCTGCCTGTGCCCGTCTTGCATGGTATGACGCTGGGTGAGCTGGCCTTGATGAGTGTCGGTGAGGGGTGGTTAGACAGCAGTATAATGCTTGATCTGACGGTTATCCCGGTTGCCAGTTACAGTGCAAAGGATGACTATACGCTACCCATAGCGCCGAGCCCTAACTTACCTAACCAGCGCGCTATTTATTTGTACCCTTCGCTATGTTTATTTGAGGCGACGCGCGTTTCTGTGGGTCGAGGTAGTGATTTTCCGTTTCAGGTATTTGGTCATGATCATATCCGGCTTGGCACCTTGGCTTTTTCGCCACGTTCTATACCCGGTGCAGCCATGCACCCTAAGCTAAAAGGCAAAACGGTTTATGCCAGAGATTTACGCTATTCTCAGCAGCGCGGTCTGTCGTTAGACTGGTTAGTGCAGGCCTACAGTGCATTTGAGCAACACCCTGAGGCATTGATTAATTCACCGGGGTTTTTTGACAAACTGGCGGGAACGGATGTGATCCGCCTGGCACTGACACAGGGCTTGAAAGCACACCAGATAGAAGCCATCTGGGCGCAGGAAGTACAGGCGTTTAAGACACGCCGCCTGCCTTACCTGCTGTATGAGCGGGAATAA